In the Paenibacillus pabuli genome, one interval contains:
- a CDS encoding response regulator transcription factor, whose amino-acid sequence MPTILVADDDANIRELVCLFLKNDGFTTVEAADGKQALTVYASTPVDLVVLDIMMPIMDGWTLCKELRRASPDLPLLMLTARGETWEKVKGFDLGTDDYLTKPFDPMELTVRVRALLKRYRIGSTQTIQLGNLILNKQTYKVTMGTESLALPLKEFELLYKLAGTPGQVYTREQLIDQIWGIDYAGDDRTIDVHIKRLRERFVASTDFRIETVRGLGYRLEVSE is encoded by the coding sequence ATGCCGACAATACTTGTTGCTGACGATGATGCGAATATTCGCGAACTTGTCTGTTTATTTCTGAAGAATGACGGATTCACTACGGTAGAAGCTGCAGATGGCAAGCAGGCCCTAACAGTTTATGCCTCGACACCTGTCGATCTGGTTGTGCTTGATATTATGATGCCGATTATGGATGGATGGACATTATGCAAGGAGCTGCGCAGGGCAAGTCCCGACCTTCCCTTGCTTATGTTGACTGCAAGAGGTGAAACGTGGGAGAAAGTTAAGGGTTTTGACCTGGGAACAGATGATTATCTGACGAAACCGTTCGACCCCATGGAATTGACGGTTCGGGTCAGAGCGCTGCTGAAGCGTTACCGGATTGGCTCTACACAAACGATTCAGCTCGGGAATCTTATCCTGAATAAACAAACCTATAAAGTCACTATGGGCACGGAATCTCTTGCGCTGCCGCTCAAAGAATTCGAATTGCTGTACAAGCTAGCTGGTACACCAGGACAAGTATATACGCGCGAGCAGTTAATTGATCAAATTTGGGGAATTGATTACGCTGGAGATGATCGAACGATAGACGTACATATTAAACGTTTGAGAGAAAGGTTTGTCGCTTCAACTGATTTTCGAATTGAAACGGTGCGCGGCCTTGGTTATCGGCTTGAGGTTAGTGAATGA